From one Gadus morhua chromosome 8, gadMor3.0, whole genome shotgun sequence genomic stretch:
- the LOC115549462 gene encoding ubiquitin-conjugating enzyme E2 R1 — MAQHAPTHVASSQKALMLEMKSLQEEPVEGFRITLVDEADLYNWEVAIFGPPNTHYEGGYFKARLKFPIDYPYSPPAFRFLTKMWHPNIYENGDVCISILHPPIDDPQSGELPSERWNPTQNVRTILLSVISLLNEPNTFSPANVDASVMYRKWRDSKGKDREYAEIIRKQVLATKAEAERDGVKVPTTLAEYCVRTRAPPADEGSDLFYDDYYDDEDLEDEDDDCCYDEDDSGNEES; from the exons ATGGCACAACACGCTCCTACACATGTAGCCAGCTCTCAAAAAGCCCTCATGCTGGAAATGAAAAGTCTTCAGGAAGAGCCTGTCGAGGGATTTAGAATCACACTAGTAGACGAGGCAGACCTGTACAACTGGGAAGTTGCTATTTTTGGACCTCCCAATACACACTATGAAGGCGGTTATTTTAAG GCTCGGCTCAAGTTCCCAATTGACTATCCCTATTCCCCACCTGCTTTCCGGTTTCTTACAAAGATGTGGCATCCTAACATCTATGAG AATGGAGATGTGTGTATCTCCATCCTTCACCCTCCAATAGATGATCCTCAGAGTGGGGAGCTGCCCTCTGAGAGATGGAACCCAACCCAAAACGTCAG AACCATTTTGTTGAGTGTGATTTCACTGCTGAATGAGCCCAACACATTCTCTCCTGCCAACGTGGACGCCTCCGTCATGTACCGTAAATGGAGGGACAGCAAGGGCAAGGACCGGGAATACGCAGAGATCATTCG AAAACAGGTGTTGGCGACCAAGGCTGAGGCGGAGAGAGACGGCGTGAAGGTGCCCACCACTCTGGCCGAATACTGTGTCCGCACGCGCGCCCCCCCTGCTGACGAAGGCTCTGACCTCTTCTACGACGATTACTATGACGACGAGGAcctggaggacgaggacgatgACTGCTGCTATGACGAAGACGACTCAGGCAACGAGGAGTCATGA